The DNA region CTGATAAATTTATGGCAATGGATAGTGGATTAACGATCGACAAAGTGCAAGGAATTCCAACTAAAGAGCCTGCATTTGGGCTGGATGCCATCTGGATTGAAGCGGCATTAAAAGAAGATGCCATCATTAAAGGTTACACAACGGTTGATCCAGCAACCGTAATTTCAACCCACTTAAGCGAATTAATCAAAAAATATGCCGAAGAGCTTCTTACCCGTCAAGAAGTTCAAAGTCTTATTGATAAATTGCAAAAAGATTATCCTGTGGTGGTCAATGACTGTCTCAAAGTGGCCAATGTTGGGCTTATTCAAAAGGTACTTAAAGCGCTTCTTCATGAGAAGATACCTATTAAAGATCTTCTTACCATTGTTGAGACCATCAGTGATGTCGCCGAAGTGACCAAAAATGTTTCAATCATTGTTGAGCAAGTACGTGCTAAACTTTCTCGTGTTATCACAAAGCAATATAAAGATGACAATGGTGTTTTAAAGCTTCTTACATTTAATGCAGGAACTGAACAAAAGCTTTTGGATGCTCTTAGAGAGCGTGATGGCGTACGTGATCTTGTCCTTAACATTGGTCAAATCAATACACTGGTTAAAGAGTGCAGCGATGAAGCAAGCAAACTACTGCATAAAGGCGTTGCTCCCGTTGTCATTATTGTTGACCCACTGCTTCGAAAGTCACTTTCTGATATTTTCGAAAAATTTGGACTTGATATCGTCGTTCTCTCCCATGCGGAGATTGATTCAAGTTCTAAATTTGAAGTCATGGGTTCTATCGAAATAGAAAAGCTCTAAAACAACCAATACACACATCACTAAGCATTAAGGACTTTTATGAACCACAAAATACATCACCTTTCACACACCGATTTAGATGGCTATGGCTGTCAAATGGTAAGTGCCCATTATTTTAATTCAATCGCTTTTTATAACTCAAACTATGGTAAAGAGATCAATGAATGTTTTAATCAAATCTTAAATAACATTCAAACCTCTCCACTACAAAAACATGTCATTCTTATTACCGACCTTAATCTTACTATGGATCAGGCAAAAGAGTTTGAGTCCAAAGTCAGTATCTGTGATAAAGAGATTATGCTATTTGTTCTGGATCATCACAAAACAGGTCAAGAATGTGCGGATGCTTTTGAATGGTACTTTTTAGATTCTAGCCGTTGTGCAACTAAAATCACTTATGACTTTTTCAGCGCCCTCTACGGTGCAGATGAGAAGCTAAGCAAATTTGTTGATGTCGTCAATGCTGTGGATATTTGGCTTGAAAATGAACCAGAGTTTGAACTAGGAAAAGTATGTATGGGACTCGTTAGTGGCGCTAAAGAGGTGAACAAAGTGATGTTCCCTGAAGAGAATAGCCACTACATCTTTTCACTCCTAACAAAAGCGCAAGAATACTTTACATGTAAAGATGCTCATATTGCCTTAGATGATGCCATTCATAACATTAAAAAGCAGTTTTTTGTAACAACCACGAACAATACGCTCAGCAATTTAGTCTCTGCATACAATGTCATTTTACTCACAAAAAATAGAGAGAGAATGCAAATTATGTATAAAGAAGCCAAGGGAATTTTAACGTACAATATTGGGAATGTTTCTGTTATTGGCAATGACTTTTTAACCGCCAATCCCGATCTTGACTTTTTTATGGATATTACCTCAAAAAAGACCATCAGCCTGCGTTCAAATGGTAAAGTAGATGTCAGTAAAATTGCCGCACAAATCGCTAATGGTGGTGGTCACCACAATGCTAGCGGCGGACTTCTCAGCAATTTTAAAGATGCTTTTATCTATGATACTATCAAATCACAAGTGATGAGCATCATCGCGAATAAAGGATAATCATGGAAGCCAACAAACTCAAACAAGAGCTCGAGCGTGCGGAAATTGAGATCGAGGAGATGTCAATGCAACTGGCTGACATGCTTGGCGCTGCACTCTACTTTGCAGGCGCAAAAAAAGAAGATTTACCCAAAGCCATTGATCTTTACCTTAAAGGACTGGATGAAGTGTTTGAGGATGAAGACGAAGATAGTGAGATGGGTTTTGAAGAAGTTGTTGAAGTCATTGAATATATCAAAGCTAAAAACCCTAAACTTTTTCAACACTAAGCTGTGTAGAGAACTTTTCTCTACACTCTATACCTTTTTTTTAGCGATAAATGTCGCAAAATTCCCCCATTTAAAAATTGTTTCTATCGTTGAAAATCCCGCATTTTTGAGCATAGCTTTGTTTTCTTCTTCCGTATAAGGAATCAGTACATTTTCTAATGCTTCACGTTTTTGAGCAATTTCAAATTCGCTATAACCTTGCTGACGTTTAAAATCATAGTAAAGATCTATCATCTGTTTGTTGAGTTCTTTATCTTCAAATACAATTTTTTCACTAAAAACAAACAGTCCATTGGGATTGAGCGCTTGATAAATTTTAGCCACAAAATCTGCACGTTGAAGTGGACGAATAAACTGAAGCATGTAATTGGCAATAACTGCATCCTTGGAGCCTAAATCAACTTGTGTCATATCTGCTTGTATAAACTCCACTGTTGCCCCATACGCATGCACCTTTTGACGTGCCAAATTGAGCATTGCTTCGGCATTATCAATGCCTAAGAGATGGTAGCTTTTATCGCTTTTTTTATGGAGAGCCAAGAGTGTATTGGCTGTTGAACAGCCAAGATCGACAATCTGTGCTCCCTCCTTTACATGTAAACAAATCGTTTTACATGTAAGATCAACGACCTCTTTATAAAAGGGAATTGAGCGCTCAAGCATATCGTCAAAAACGACGGCAACATCTTCATCAAACTCAAATTGTTTGGTAATTGGTTTGGTAAATACTTTATCCATTACAATCCATATCCATAGCATTAAATTCTTTTAAATTATAACAAAATATTAGTTAGTATTAAGCATTCACTTCTTATACTGTCACTACTTTCGCACAGGTACACCAATGAACAAACAGCTCCAAGAACTTACCGATTTAACGATTAAAGAGATACTTAACCTTGAAATTGTTTTGCCTGAAATTTACCGTGACATTTTTTATACCAAAGCCAAAGAACTTGGTATCAAAGTGAGTGACATTGATAAAGAAGCCGCTTTGATCTACGCTTTGCAAAAAATTCAATATATTCAAAATGAGACTGAACGTTCAACATCAGCGCTCAAAGAAAATGTTGTCAATGCACGTATTGCCATTGAAAATAAAGACAATATGGCATTGCAATTTATTGAAAACAATATGATTGAGTTAGAATTCAAAATTGCTTCCTTGCAAGAGGAGCTTTATGTGGACGAGCTCACACGACTTTACAATCGAAGATGGCTTTTTGAAAAATTCCTCAAAGACGATCACTTTATCAGTAATGGTCTTTTAGCATTTATTGACATCAACGCCTTTAAAGCCGTCAATGACAAATTTGGACATCTTGTGGGTGATAAAGTCTTACATGTCATGGGAAAAGTGCTTAAAAAAGTACACAATACAACTGCTATTCGTTTTGCAGGAGATGAATTTTTGATACTTCACAACAGCGAAAATGAAGAAGAAATACATAAAATTTTACATACTGTCAATCTTAACCTCAAAAAAACACCTTTTAAACACAATCAAGAAATCTTTTATATTGATTTTTCATTTGGTGTTGCACCTTTTAAAGCCAAAGACTCTTTTAAAAGTGTGCTTGAAACAGCTGATCTTAAAATGTACGATTATAAGAAGTCATTTAAGTAAACTTTGCACGTTCCCAGCTGTTTTCTAGCATCTTTGATGTCTTTTTCGATCTGAAGTTTGAGATCAGCAAGCGTATTGAATTTTTGATTATCGCGTAAAAACTCTACAAAAAAGAGTTCAATCGTTCCATGAATTTCCACAAGATTGTGATCTAAGATATGCGTCTCAACCGAAAACTGACTATCCGTACTGGTTCGCACACCAATAAACGAAACGGAATCATAAATGCTCTGGGCGATACGTGTACGTGTTGCGTATACACCTTCATGAGGGATGAGATACTCTAAGACTTTCATATTCAGTGTCGGAACCAGCTCTTTTTTTCCAAGTCCCTGCCCTGTAATCACATCGCCAGAGATAGCATATTCACGCCCTAAAAAGCGGTTCGCTTCTTCTAAACGTCCCTCTTGTAAATAAGTACGGATCAAGCTTGAATGCACCGAAATACCGTGGTAACAAAACTCATCGACAATCACCACTTCGCCATCAAAAAATGTTTTGAGATCTTTTGCGGTGCATGAACGATGTTGTCCAAAGCAAAAATCATAACCGACAACAATCTTTTTAAGATTTTTAAATTCATGCTTTAAGAGCGCTACAAATTCAGCTCCACTGAGATGTTTTACTTTGAGAAAATGAAAAAACATGCACGGATACCCTGCATATTCGCTACGCTTAATCCCCGGTGTTAAATTTGCTTGGTCTTTGTCTATGACAAACAGTGCACCATTTTCACCCAATTGATTAAGAAGCTGCCTATGCCCTACATGAATACCATCAAAACTACCGATGGCAAGGGTGTCAACACTCTCTTTTTTTAAAATAGTAGAACGTCTCAACATTCCCCTCTTTCCCTTTTACAAGTGATTCTCTTTTTTCGATAAGTGTCCACCCAAGGCTCACGGCTTGTGACTCAAATAGATAATGTGCGCGCATAATAGCCGAGCCATCTTTAACGACACCTTTCGTGCTACGTTTGACATCTTTGCCTACTTCAAATTGTGGTTTAAACAAAATAATAATAGCAGAATTTGCTAACGTATCGATTACATCTAAAAGAGCACCGATGCCAATAAATGAGACGTCACAACTAACCATATCATAGGTTCGCTCGGGCTTAAAAAGTCGTATATCACTATTTTCATGCAAAATAATTCGAGAATCGACTTTTAGCGTAGGATGGAGCTGTTCACTGCCTACATCCACAGCGGTCACACTCTTTACCTCTTCTTCAAGCCACACCTGCACAAATCCACCTGTGCTACTGCCAATATCAAGGACATCAGCCCCTTTTACATGTAAATCTAATTCATTGATAAATCCACGCAGTTTAAGCCCCGCACGACTGACATATTGCATCATTTTTGTCACATCAACCGTGTCATTCTCTCCAACTTCTACAGAGCTCTTACGCTCCACTTTGTCATTGAGCCATACACTGCCCTCTTTAATGAGTTCCGCCGCTTTATTGCGACTTTGGGCGAACCCTTTTTCAAACACATAACTATCCAGTCTCATTCCACCATCCCATTGAGTTCACTCTCTGAGAGTGTTTTGACACCAAGTTCTTCTGCTTTAGAGAGCTTACTGCCTGCGTCTTCGCCATAAATGACAAAGTCAGTCTTTTTAGAGACACTTCCACTCACTTTTGCGCCCAATTTCTCAAGCATCACTTTAATCTCATCACGTGGTTTACTCATCGAACCTGTCAAAACCACTGTTTTGCCCGTAAAAGCAGACTCGGTTATTTCAAGTTTTGAGGCGACAGGCTGAATCACGGCCATTAATTCATTGGTTTCGGTGCGGTTCACATGAATAAACTCGACCAAACTCTTCGCCATCTCTTCGCCAAACCCTTCAAGCGCGATGATCTGCTCATAGCTTGCTTCCAACCACTCCAACCCAAAGGCTCGTGCGATCTTTTTAGCCGCCACTTCGCCGATATGCTCAATGCCAAGGGCGTTAATAAACTTCTCTAAACTCACCCCTTTGCTCTGCTCAATCGCCGCTAAAAGATTGTCTGCTTTTTTTGCTTTAAAGCCCTCTAATGCGAGAAGTTGCTCAACCGTTAAAGTGTAAAGATCTTTTACATGTAAAACCAATTTTTGCGCATAAAGTTGCTCAATAATTTTATCGCCAAGCCCGTCAATATTGAGCGCTTTTTTTGATGCAAAGTGAATCATCGCCCCCACAACTCTCGCAACGCACGAGAGATTTTGGCATTTGATGAGTGCGCCATCATCCAAAAGTTCACTGCCACACACAGGACAAGTAAGTGGTCGCTCGACTACTTTTTCGCTTCCATTTCGTCGTTCAATCAGCACTTTAATAATCTTAGGAATCACATCGCCACTTCGGATGATAATGACACTGTCTCCTATGCGCACATCTTTTCGCTCAATCTCATCAAAATTGTGCAGTGTGGCGCGCTCGACGATAACCCCTTCGATATTCACCGCTTCCACTTCCGCTACAGGTGTCACGACACCCGTTCGCCCTACTTGTAGGGTAATATCTTTAAGTCGTGTCACTTTCTCAATCGCAGGAAATTTAAACGCCACCATCCATTTGGGGTACTTTACCGTATAGCCTAGCTCTTCTTGCAAACTTACATCATCAATTTTGACGACCATACCGTCCATCATCATCTCAATCTCATCGCGCTTGGCAATGAGTTCTGCGTAAAGTGCATGCACATCATCCACGCTTTGAGTGACGACGATGCGAGGTGGTTTTAAAAAGCCAAGGCTGTAAACGAAATTCATTTTTTGACTCAAAAAGCTCTGTGTTAAGCTATTGATCCCAATGCCCCATGGGTAAAACATCAGTTTTCGCTTTGCGGTGATGCTCGTATCAAGCTGTCTAAGGCTCCCTGCGGCGGCATTGCGTGGGTTGGCAAACAACGCCTCACCAAGACTTAGACGTTCTTGGTTAAGTCTTTCAAAGTCCGCTTTTTTAATGACCACTTCACCACGAATTTCGATAGGTTCTAGGTAATCAATGCGCAAAGGAATGGAGCCGATGGTTTTAACATTTTCGGTGACATCTTCGCCGATGCTTCCATCGCCTCTGGTGATGGCTTGCTTGAGCACACCATTTTCGTAGATAAGGTTTAGACTTGCCCCATCAAATTTAGGCTCACAGTAGAAAGTAAAACTCTCTTTGACTTTTTTAACACGCTCTATCCATGCATCCAAATCAGCTTCATCAAAGACATCTTCCATGCTCCACATGCGCGCTTTATGTTCTGCTTTATTAAATCCTTCCAATACCATGCCGCCTACTCGTTTAGTAGGACTATTGACATCTGTAAAAAGTGGATTTTCTTGCTCATATTTTAAAATTTCATGATAGAGTGTGTCGTACTCTTCATCACTAGCCAAAGGTGCATCATCAACGTAATACGCCTTTGCCCAAGCATTGGCAAGCTCAATTTTGGCTAAATACTCTTCGTGGCTCATGCGATATAACTGCTATAAATAAGTTTTAGAAGGGTAAGTCCAACCATGATGAGAAAAAAGGTACGGATAAACTTTACCTCTTTTTTAATGACCATATTAGAGCCAATATACGCTCCAATAATCTGTCCAAAGCCCATCATTAAACCGACTAAAATCAGCACATTACCACTCCAGAGAAAGACAGCCAAGGAGACAATATTGCTCGTAAAGTTCATCACCTTTGTTTGTGCAGTTGCTTTTTTAAGATTAAAACCAAGCAGTGTCACAAGAGCAATTGTCCAAAAGGTTCCCGTTCCTGGACCAAAGAAACCATCGTAAAAGCCAAGTCCGATACCAAAGACAAGAAAAAAGAGATGAGAGCCTAGGTACGCATGACGATCATTCTCTCCCATTTTAGGCGATAAAAGTGTATAAATAAAAATACCCACCAGCATAGCAGGAATAATCTTTGCCAAAATGCTTGCATCCATCAATAAAATGGCATACGTTCCAAGAGCAGCACCAATAAACGTGTAAATGACTCCAATAAAGACTTCAGACCATGTAATGAAGCCTTTACGGATAAAATTGATCGAAGCCATACCGCTACCAAAGGTACCTTGAAGTTTGTTGGTCGCTAAAGCAATGTGAGGAGGCAGACCTGAAGCCAAAAGTACAGGAATCGTGATAATACCCCCTCCTCCTGCAATGGCGTCAATAAAACCTGCAATAACACCCGTTGCGAGGAAAATAGCATAATAATAAAACTCAAATTCCATCTTTTTTGATCTCCTCAGTCTGAATGCTTGCTTGTATTGTATCAGGCTCTTCTATCAGCTTGGGTACTGTTTCCATCATTTCAGGGGCATTTACATGTAAAGATGTTTCTTCTTGCTCTTCAGCTTTATGTGAACTCTCTTGCGTACTCTCATTGACATCATTGATTTCACTGCTTGGTAACGTACTGCTCTCTTCTGAGATGACCGGTATTTCATCACTTTGAATGTTGGTTTCTTCAAATTGCGCATAAAGTTCTAGCGCACCTTTGGTTGCAGCGGAAACTTCGTTGTAACTGCCATCACGGATATGTCGCCAAATATCGCGCCTTACCAAACTTAACACATAACGTCTGTCACCTCCGATAACGCGTCCAAGCTCATTACCACCACATTCATGGCATACAAAATAAGTAATTTTATGTTGTAACGTCTCTTCAGAACGACAATTTTCATCATCAACCATCAGCATACTTTGACATTTTGGGCAATAGCACCAAAGTCCAACAACATCACCTTTTTTATACTTCCAACGCCAAAGCACTTTAAATAAAATGAGTTCACGAAATTTAAAATATTTTGGGCGCATTAAATAACGAGCGACAAAAGGAAAGGCAACTAAAATAATACAAATGGTAATGGCACCGCTATTGACAATCCACTGCGGTATGGCGTAAAGTTCACTAATACGTGTTAAAAGGCTCAGTATTTTTTCCAAAAAAGATTCCTAAATAGTTGTTTGATTCAGTGCTTGAAGCACGCTTAGCGCTTGTACATGCGCTTTCACGTCATGGGCACGTATAATACTTGCGCCATGCTCATACGCTTTAAGATGAAGCGCAAGCGTTCCTGGTAAACGCTCATCAATCGGTGTGGGTATGATCTTATCGATCATCGATTTGCGACTCGCTCCCACAAGAAGGGGATAGCCAAAATGTAAAAAGTGTTCATGGTGTTTGAGAAGTTGTAGATTATGTTCTAAGCTTTTTCCAAATCCAATGCCCACATCCAGAACAATCTTCTTAATACCAAATTGCTGTGCTTTTGCAATACGTTCTTCAAAAAAAGCATCGACTTCTAGCATAACATTATCATAGACAGGCTCATGTTGCATACTTTTAGGATCACCTTGCATATGCATTAAAATGACGGTTGCATCGTATTTTGCTGTAACACGAGCAACATCATCATTCGCAAGCGCTGTAATGTCATTAACAATACTAAAACCATGCGTCAAAGCATACTCCAAACACAATGGCGAATAGCTATCAAGTGAAAATTGTGCCTTTTCAAACAGCTTATGCATGAAAATCAGATCAATGATAGGCTTCACGCGCGAAAGCTCTTCTTCATCACTCACACCAAGACTTCCAGGACGGCTTGAAACACCGCCTAAATCAATCATGGTAGCACCCTCTTCTATCATGGTTTCAATATGTTTGAGTGCCGCTTCATCTTTAAAACGACTGCCTTGAAAAAAGCTGTCTTCATTGGTGTTGATGATTCCCATCACTGTAAAATCATCTTTACATGTAAAGATAAATTCACTCAATTTTTGAGCAACCTCTTTTAAGCCAAAAGGTTGCATTTTCTCTTTACGTGCCAACTCTTTGAGCTGTTTATCATTCGCAATTAAAACCGCATCCACCAAAGGGACTTTACATGTAATGGTATCTTTGGGAACGGCAAGATCTGCCCCAATGGACAGCGCATCTTGTTTGAGAATATTGGCAGCAGGTGCTTTTAAATCTTTGATGTAAATAAGATTCAGATGTGTTTTAGGGGTTAAAAGAGCACTCCCTTCATGCGTAACACCAACCATTTGAAACAATGCTTTAGCATCCAACTGGGATGAAAGTTTATACAGTTTCATCGATATTTTCTCAGCATGATTGAAAGCAAAAGTGAAGTTAAAATTGTTTGTCCTCGTGTATTGAGCTCAACAAGATGCAAAAGCTTTTGAAAATGTTCCAATTCTTTTTCGCTAAATCGCAAATGGTGCTCGTTGATCGCTTCAAATACAATCGCTTGCACCAAATCTTTCAAAAAGTTTTTCTCTGCATTTTGGTGTTTCTGAATAAAAGGATAGATATCACCAAGATCAAGTTGTTTCAGGTTGAGTCCACTATGCGTTATCTCTTGTTCAATCACAAGCTCTTTTTGAAGTAAACGTGAACGAATCGTTGGTAAAAACGCTGTTTTAGAAGGAGCCACTACGATAAAAATAATGTGGCGAGGAGGCTCTTCCAAAATTTTAAGCAGTGCATTTTGTGCTTCTACGCGATACCCTTTTGCCACTAAAATAAGATATTTGTTAGCAGATTCTGCGATATACGCTTCTTTGATGACTTCTTTGGCATCATCAATCAAAAACTCATCTTTACAAAAGAAGAGATGGCGCTCTTTGGCGTATTGTTCTTGCAAACTCTCTTTTGCTTTTTCCACATTTTTACAGATTAAAATATGGCTTAAGACCCCTTCGTCACTCATTTTCAAAGGTAACCTCGGCAAAAAGCACGGCATCGATACTTTTATCGAGAAGTCTAAAAAGCTGAATTAATTTGATATCCAAACTATCATCATCACTTAAAAGATAAAAGCTATTTTGGACATGTTCATCCATAATCCAAAGGAAGCTATCGTCTTTACGTTTGGCAATTTGCATCTTGATGTCACTGTTTTTACCTACATAAAAGAAGGTATATCCACTCGGAAAGGCTTGGGAAAGCATATTTTCTAAAAGTTCAATATCTTCTTTGGTTTTGACTTGATATAAATTGGGATAGAGCGTCTGCAGCGATAAAAATGGCAGAAGTGGTCTATTTTTTCGATGATTGTTGATGGCTCGCAACATATAGTGACAAAACCATGCCCGATCATCATCGGTAATCACGATAAAGGTATGGCCATCAAGAAGATTTTTAAGCATGGAAGCAGCAAGAGGAACCCATTCGAACCTCTTCTCTTCCATCCAACTCATCGAAGAGCCATCTTTGCGTATCTCTTCAAGTGTCCATTTTAAAAATTGTTGCATAAATTATTTATCCAATTGGTATGCGCTGTGCAATGCACGTACGGCTAATTCACCGTATTTTGCTTGAATAACCATAGAAATCTTAATTTCACTGGTACTGATCATCTCAATATTGATACCCTCTTTTGCCATCACATCAAATGCTTTACAGGCAACGCCACTGTGTGATTTCATACCCACGCCTACAATAGAAACTTTAACAATTTCACTATCGTATTCCATGACATCACTGGCTCTAAGCTCGCTCATAGCAGCTTTTGTTATATCAAGCTCATTTTGAGGAACCGTAAAACCGAGATTGGTGGTACCATCATGTCCCACATTTTGGATAATCATATCAACGTTAACGTTACAATCAGAAAGTTTTTTGAAAATTTCAGCTGCAATACCAGGTTTGTCCGTAACACCACGAAGAGTGACTCTAGCTTGATTTTTATCGAGTGCAATACCGCTAACTAATGGTTGTTCCATACTATTATCTTCCTTTGTAATAAGTGTTCCTTCATGGTTGTTAAAACTACTGCGTGTTACAAGATTGACATTCAATTTTTTAGCCATCTCAACCGAGCGGCTTTGAAGCACTTTCGCTCCAAGACTTGCAAGTTCTAACATCTCATCGTAACTGATTTTATCCAGTTTTTTTGCTTTAGGTTCAATGCGAGGATCGGTGGTATAAACACCATCAACATCGGTGTAAATTTCACAAAGATCCGCCTCAAGTGCACCCGCAATAGCCACAGCAGAAAGGTCACTGCCTCCACGTCCCAAGGTTGAAACCTCACCCGCTTCCGTGACACCTTGAAAACCAGCCACCACGACAATTTTACCTGCTTTGAGTTCTTCTTGCATTTTGCTTGTATCAATGTATTCAATGTGTGCTTTGGTATGGATTTCATCGGTTACAATGCCAGCGCGTCTACCACTCATCGAAACGGCAGCATAACCTTCTGCTTCAAGGGCAATAGCAAGAAGCGCACTCGTTACGCGCTCTCCAGAGCTGAGTAACATATCGACTTCACGATGGTTAGGCGTTTTACTAAAATAGCCCGCATAGTCTAATAGCTTATTGGTTTCACCACTCATCGCCGAAACGACAACGAC from Sulfurospirillum diekertiae includes:
- a CDS encoding DHH family phosphoesterase, whose protein sequence is MNHKIHHLSHTDLDGYGCQMVSAHYFNSIAFYNSNYGKEINECFNQILNNIQTSPLQKHVILITDLNLTMDQAKEFESKVSICDKEIMLFVLDHHKTGQECADAFEWYFLDSSRCATKITYDFFSALYGADEKLSKFVDVVNAVDIWLENEPEFELGKVCMGLVSGAKEVNKVMFPEENSHYIFSLLTKAQEYFTCKDAHIALDDAIHNIKKQFFVTTTNNTLSNLVSAYNVILLTKNRERMQIMYKEAKGILTYNIGNVSVIGNDFLTANPDLDFFMDITSKKTISLRSNGKVDVSKIAAQIANGGGHHNASGGLLSNFKDAFIYDTIKSQVMSIIANKG
- the cmoA gene encoding carboxy-S-adenosyl-L-methionine synthase CmoA, coding for MDKVFTKPITKQFEFDEDVAVVFDDMLERSIPFYKEVVDLTCKTICLHVKEGAQIVDLGCSTANTLLALHKKSDKSYHLLGIDNAEAMLNLARQKVHAYGATVEFIQADMTQVDLGSKDAVIANYMLQFIRPLQRADFVAKIYQALNPNGLFVFSEKIVFEDKELNKQMIDLYYDFKRQQGYSEFEIAQKREALENVLIPYTEEENKAMLKNAGFSTIETIFKWGNFATFIAKKKV
- a CDS encoding GGDEF domain-containing protein → MNKQLQELTDLTIKEILNLEIVLPEIYRDIFYTKAKELGIKVSDIDKEAALIYALQKIQYIQNETERSTSALKENVVNARIAIENKDNMALQFIENNMIELEFKIASLQEELYVDELTRLYNRRWLFEKFLKDDHFISNGLLAFIDINAFKAVNDKFGHLVGDKVLHVMGKVLKKVHNTTAIRFAGDEFLILHNSENEEEIHKILHTVNLNLKKTPFKHNQEIFYIDFSFGVAPFKAKDSFKSVLETADLKMYDYKKSFK
- a CDS encoding bifunctional riboflavin kinase/FAD synthetase, with amino-acid sequence MLRRSTILKKESVDTLAIGSFDGIHVGHRQLLNQLGENGALFVIDKDQANLTPGIKRSEYAGYPCMFFHFLKVKHLSGAEFVALLKHEFKNLKKIVVGYDFCFGQHRSCTAKDLKTFFDGEVVIVDEFCYHGISVHSSLIRTYLQEGRLEEANRFLGREYAISGDVITGQGLGKKELVPTLNMKVLEYLIPHEGVYATRTRIAQSIYDSVSFIGVRTSTDSQFSVETHILDHNLVEIHGTIELFFVEFLRDNQKFNTLADLKLQIEKDIKDARKQLGTCKVYLNDFL
- the tlyA gene encoding 23S rRNA (cytidine-2'-O)-methyltransferase TlyA, translated to MRLDSYVFEKGFAQSRNKAAELIKEGSVWLNDKVERKSSVEVGENDTVDVTKMMQYVSRAGLKLRGFINELDLHVKGADVLDIGSSTGGFVQVWLEEEVKSVTAVDVGSEQLHPTLKVDSRIILHENSDIRLFKPERTYDMVSCDVSFIGIGALLDVIDTLANSAIIILFKPQFEVGKDVKRSTKGVVKDGSAIMRAHYLFESQAVSLGWTLIEKRESLVKGKEGNVETFYYFKKREC
- the ligA gene encoding NAD-dependent DNA ligase LigA: MSHEEYLAKIELANAWAKAYYVDDAPLASDEEYDTLYHEILKYEQENPLFTDVNSPTKRVGGMVLEGFNKAEHKARMWSMEDVFDEADLDAWIERVKKVKESFTFYCEPKFDGASLNLIYENGVLKQAITRGDGSIGEDVTENVKTIGSIPLRIDYLEPIEIRGEVVIKKADFERLNQERLSLGEALFANPRNAAAGSLRQLDTSITAKRKLMFYPWGIGINSLTQSFLSQKMNFVYSLGFLKPPRIVVTQSVDDVHALYAELIAKRDEIEMMMDGMVVKIDDVSLQEELGYTVKYPKWMVAFKFPAIEKVTRLKDITLQVGRTGVVTPVAEVEAVNIEGVIVERATLHNFDEIERKDVRIGDSVIIIRSGDVIPKIIKVLIERRNGSEKVVERPLTCPVCGSELLDDGALIKCQNLSCVARVVGAMIHFASKKALNIDGLGDKIIEQLYAQKLVLHVKDLYTLTVEQLLALEGFKAKKADNLLAAIEQSKGVSLEKFINALGIEHIGEVAAKKIARAFGLEWLEASYEQIIALEGFGEEMAKSLVEFIHVNRTETNELMAVIQPVASKLEITESAFTGKTVVLTGSMSKPRDEIKVMLEKLGAKVSGSVSKKTDFVIYGEDAGSKLSKAEELGVKTLSESELNGMVE
- a CDS encoding TSUP family transporter, with the protein product MEFEFYYYAIFLATGVIAGFIDAIAGGGGIITIPVLLASGLPPHIALATNKLQGTFGSGMASINFIRKGFITWSEVFIGVIYTFIGAALGTYAILLMDASILAKIIPAMLVGIFIYTLLSPKMGENDRHAYLGSHLFFLVFGIGLGFYDGFFGPGTGTFWTIALVTLLGFNLKKATAQTKVMNFTSNIVSLAVFLWSGNVLILVGLMMGFGQIIGAYIGSNMVIKKEVKFIRTFFLIMVGLTLLKLIYSSYIA
- the folP gene encoding dihydropteroate synthase, with the translated sequence MKLYKLSSQLDAKALFQMVGVTHEGSALLTPKTHLNLIYIKDLKAPAANILKQDALSIGADLAVPKDTITCKVPLVDAVLIANDKQLKELARKEKMQPFGLKEVAQKLSEFIFTCKDDFTVMGIINTNEDSFFQGSRFKDEAALKHIETMIEEGATMIDLGGVSSRPGSLGVSDEEELSRVKPIIDLIFMHKLFEKAQFSLDSYSPLCLEYALTHGFSIVNDITALANDDVARVTAKYDATVILMHMQGDPKSMQHEPVYDNVMLEVDAFFEERIAKAQQFGIKKIVLDVGIGFGKSLEHNLQLLKHHEHFLHFGYPLLVGASRKSMIDKIIPTPIDERLPGTLALHLKAYEHGASIIRAHDVKAHVQALSVLQALNQTTI
- a CDS encoding DNA polymerase III subunit delta' → MSDEGVLSHILICKNVEKAKESLQEQYAKERHLFFCKDEFLIDDAKEVIKEAYIAESANKYLILVAKGYRVEAQNALLKILEEPPRHIIFIVVAPSKTAFLPTIRSRLLQKELVIEQEITHSGLNLKQLDLGDIYPFIQKHQNAEKNFLKDLVQAIVFEAINEHHLRFSEKELEHFQKLLHLVELNTRGQTILTSLLLSIMLRKYR
- a CDS encoding HobA family DNA replication regulator, which encodes MQQFLKWTLEEIRKDGSSMSWMEEKRFEWVPLAASMLKNLLDGHTFIVITDDDRAWFCHYMLRAINNHRKNRPLLPFLSLQTLYPNLYQVKTKEDIELLENMLSQAFPSGYTFFYVGKNSDIKMQIAKRKDDSFLWIMDEHVQNSFYLLSDDDSLDIKLIQLFRLLDKSIDAVLFAEVTFENE